The DNA region ATACTCAGATAATGATCCCTTTCCTCTCATAAAATCTTGTCCATGTGACATGGATTCACGTCCACAGCCCTGTCAATAAGCTCGACGTATGTGACATCTAATCACGTCAACTTCCAAATTGTTCGACCTCTCAAACATCCCTAGAGCATCTTAAGTGTTTTGACATCCCGAGCATCCCCACCCCATTTCATCAGTTCAACTGCCTGACTAACGCGGCTCGACACCACCTTGACTCAGTGATTTGAGTGCACCAGTTTGGCGCGTCCCTAGTATTTTGCATGCCAGAGCGTTTTGGCTTAGCACCTCTTGGCATGGAAATGATTGGCTCAACTCTGCACCCAAGCACAGCATTCAGATAACCCCTCTAGATGTCTAATCTGTCGAAGGATGGTAGGGCGCCTCAATCTACTATAAGTATGGCACTAATAAGAATAGGATATAATAAGGCATGCCAAATATGGTTTGGACCTATATGAATTAGAATGAGGTGCCCACCAGAACTGTGGCATAAAAGTGAAATTATCATCTTAACCGGCAACCCCACATTTCTTAGAAGGAGATAAATTATAGGGACTTTGACTAGCAATAGTAAAACGTGATACTCCTACCAAGGGCGGAGCCACTTGTTGAGCTACCCCGGCTATAGCCCCGGGGGTTCTACGATAGGAggataaatgaaaaatataagaGATAGAgtagaaaaaaatttaatcacAAAGAAGTCAGCCCCCGAAGGATATTATTTTCTATTAGTTCAGATATATTAGTTGTTTTAGTTTCGCACTTGACGTCATGTTAACGACCCCCTCATGACTATCCCACACTATTGAGAAGGAATTCAATAGGAACCCAAATTGACAAGTGTATAAGTGGGGATCCCCATAAATGATGAAATCTCTTACCTAATTTCGACCTCCAGAGTACTACAGTCATTATCTCATGTACTTACCAACTTAACCAGCTATGAGAGCCCTTTAACTAACAATAGTAGTAGATGCAAGAGAGGATGGGGCAATCTCCTACCATAGCGAGTTATGAGGATGTTGTTGAAAGGTATGGCCCTAACATGACAATCTTAATCCAAACTCCCTTATAACCTCTATGTTGACATAGTCAAGCCTTTCCAACCTCAAGTTTAGCCTTTTAGGTCATATAAAAGGGTGAAACTAGTGATAAGGAAACTCCATTCTTTTTAATTGGCTCTCTCACCATATTATTCTCTTAATCAGTTCTATCAGTGAAATCTATCTAAAGCATGGAAAGAGAATTGATACATCACTTTAATATAATAAGAGGATAATTATACTCCCTGTAAGTATCCTTCGTAGTCCATCATTAGATTATACGAAAAGAGATAAAACTTGAGGAGTTAATCTCTCAACATCTAAACATGACTCTTATATAGACCACAACCTAAgactcaaataaggaaagaaattataACAATTACAATTAACACATCTTAATTCCAGAAAAGAAATggatttttatcttaaaaagaaAGTAATTAACTTAATGATATTAACTCAAATCAAGATGAGGATCAAGATAAATCTTCTATAAAAAATATCAGAAATATGAAAATTATCCTAAATACACAaaagataaaaattatcaaaaataacaaAAAGACCCTAAAACGGGTTTAAACGTCAGAATTTGGGACTGAAAATTGACGGTTACAGTTACACCGGTAACAAATGTAGGTTTTCAAATTTTGCACGCGCAACGACAGACAGACAGAACCTGATTTCGAGTTCCAAGTCAAAAATTATGTCTATTTGAAGTTTAAATGTTCATATTAGACTTCAACTTGGGTTAGACCTACATTATAACCGATTGCCAAATGACTAAAGAGAGATGAATTTTTTCCCAAATTAATAGATCACACTCTAGCATCCTATGATATGTGTTAATTCATATACCGCCCTATCTCagatttttttcattaatattattcaagtttttaattaaaCTCAACTATCAATACTATTATTcttataatttaaattaacttgttatcaattcataaaatttatactattttttattttaaattttttattttttgtttttaacaTAGTATTATGGATACTAAATTTAGAAAGAAcataaaaaatctacaaaatctattatttttaataattaaattttatataaattaataaataaatttatccaTAAATCATGTACAGATATTATTATGAATATTATTTAGGAATATTGTTCTAGAGCACTAATAAACTAAGTTTACTCGTgctcaaacttatttattttatataatattttataatggaatgaacataaatatttttattgaacCCAACATCAAGGTTGTTCACAAATATTTTGTTCAATTACAACACTACGTCTGCATGATCGTCAACAACAAATTAGGATGATTAATGATTAACTTACATAACACCTTGGTTTcctcttattattattttttttttattttttgtcctCTCGGGATGGTGCGGTCGTTAAGACATAAAGTATTGTCATATAAGATATTGAGATTGAAACTCGACGCGTCCGAACATACCTTTCCCCATGTCTTGACCACCTGTACTAATAATTAGTAGcaacccatgatttacctcctccgtgttgacctaagGACGGATTGATGGAAGCGCTAGAGGCGAACAAATTACTTTTTACCACATGATTTACTTTTATGGATCATCAAGCTAAGATGACGAAATAAGGGAAAAGATAAATGAAATTTATACAAGGGGAAATTGAGATCATTGTATTAAAATTACATCTAAAAGGACACTTCAGTAGACGAAACCTACAATCATCTTACCCTATATTATAAGAGATTATTTTTGAAACTCGAACATGTAACCACAAAGTTACAAGGCAGTAATTTTACAATTCCGTCAAAGCTCAATTTCGCTAAAAGTACATCTATGAGCTGGAAAATCTCCTTTATTGTTCATTGAAAATGTAATATAAGACAAATGACCTTAGAAACAAACACATGAAATCTCCACATGGCACAAAATAGTCATTTattcatttttcttcttttacTAATACAATTTATGAGTTCTCCCATGAAAATTGTTCCATGTTGAAGAGAGGGTAGTATGGTTTACAAAGGATGAGACAAACACAACCTACAATATGTAGGTTGAGATGaatatttaaagaaatgaaaataaccaAAGCAACTAATTGAATTCTCTGGCTGTTGAATGAATCCAGAAATCCTAATATGGAACTTTCTCGTGTACATGTGAAGTTAGAGAATCCTTCATATCAAGTTTGATGGTTGTTACCAGGTGGAGGAAGAGTGCACGGCAAAGAAGTTGAAGGTGATGCATAACTTGTTTCTAGGAACTGCCTCTGCTTCTCGTCTGCAAGGCAAAGGATTGAGTCCGCACACACCTCTTGAGCTGACGGAGGAGGAACGGGTTTGAAGTCTTGCAATTTAGAGTACTCAACGAGAAGGTGATACATATAATCATAGACTCGATCCATTTCCAACTCCTCCATGAATGACTGCCCCTTCTTTCCTATGGCCTCTGCCTGTTCATCAAACCGATGCACAATTATCTTCCTCATTGCTACTATCAATTACGTTCTTGTTTCATTCCCTAAAACTTACTGGAAGAGAATTTATTGAACACTTATTGTTCCATTTGATTCTCCCTCCTTGACTCTTTTCCCCTTCCTATCGCATCAACTAAAGTAAACTCTAGTATTCTCATTCTCAACTTATTATCGAAAACATCCACCTTCCTTCAATTGCGTAACCCAtacaattataattattttattgaTTTATGTGGAAATTGCTCTAATTGGAAATATTCATCTAAATTGAGTAACAGAAGGAATTTATGCTATTGCACCTGAAGCCAATGAAGGAAAGAATTACGGGAGGATCATAAGGACAACAAAGAATTACTGGAGAAGTAGACAACAATACCTCAGAGGGATTTGAATTCCCCCAATCGACAGCAAGCTTTATCGACTGACAGAGCTCGGTGGGACTGACGGGCCAGAAATTTTCTTTTGGAACAAGACCACGGGTAAAGAAGTCTTCATACTGTGGATCGATGAACAGTACAAGGGATCCACATGCTAGGATGTACTTCAAACTCACTGACCATGCAAAACCCTCTGCATATATCTTATATctgaaattaaaaagtaaaatcatataccaaataTAGTTGTTATATCTTAATGACACATCGAAGCTATTGTACCGGTAATTGCATTGGCTTGAGAGACTAGATTTCTGAAACCCAGATTTGGATTCTTCTACCCAGTCCTGCATTTCAAAATAAGTGCATGAATTTACAGAACAAGTTTAATAATACTTCAAATTAAGTGAAGGTTAAAATTTGATACTTGAAGCATGATTTTAGCTCCCCATTTATTGGAGTCATTGCAACTCAGAAGTGCCTCTCTTATGGGTGAGTCGACAAAAGGGTTGCCTTTCCAGTATGCAGTTTTGTCCTTTCTATTCCACTTTACATTTTGCGAACCAAGCTTGATGCTTTGGAATTCTTCATTCCATGATCTGATGTTGATCTCAGGCCTGCCATAACATTGCATGCTTGAATATAATAGGCATGAAATGTTTTCTCTTGGCAATCCAAAACAAAGCTGAGCTTGAAACATTTCTTACCAATTTTCTTTTTCAGAACAGTCTTTCTATACCAAAATTTTGATAACGTTGTCTTTCTACATAATTCAGAAGTAATGATCTCATTCATTTAGCAAATTGATTACCATGAACATGAAAATTTTGACATAATTTGTTGCAATTAAGATGAATTCACAAGAGGTTATTGTAGAGTCTTATTGAAATGACAAGTGAAAATATTCTACAAACATCATAAACATATTTGGAGGAATTAAACAAAAGAGTACAAACAAATGTATTAGAGAATAACGCCTTCTATCTGCAGAATAAGTGACAGGAAATGTGCGTTGTTATTGTGTTTGTATATATACGGATTCAACTTGAAACTCATTCGATCCCAGAGAAAAAGCTAGAATGTTTCTGATTGCTTAATTAGGCATAAGGAATGAAAGAAAAGGATTGAGGAACCCATTTATTCCAAAAACTTGATTGATTCAATGAACAAAGACAGAGTTCAAATCAATGAGTTTGGCTAAGAGAAGGCTAGCACAACAATTGAGAAACACATTTCTTTCGAAAATTTGACTGAATGATCAAAGGCAAAGTCAGTTCAAATTAATGAGTTTGGCTACGACCTAAGATGACTTAGTTATACCAAGTAATTCTTTCAAGCTTCCTGCTTATGAGGCTACCTTTTAGAAAACTTACTTCAAGCATATTGTATTGCATTTGCACTGACCACGAGCACATTTAATGAAGTTTCACCAGAACAAATTTAATCCTGCGAGCTTTCAAAAGGTTATTAATGAACCAAGGCAACATAGAACATAAGTAGAGTCATCAATTTGAGTTGGGTCCGCCTTGCCAAATAATTTAAGCAGATTGGATTGAATTTTTATCAACTCATTTTAAGGTGGGTCAAgacgggccgacccgcctaggcccgcgacccgcgtgGGTCGGCCCATGGTGGGCTCGGGCTGGCCCTTGGTGCTGGTggattgatatatttttttattctaaaatttaaaactaaagtgCACCAGGACCAAGCATTGACAAGAGCTTCGTGACTACTCTAAtactctaaaatttaaaattaaagtagtTATGGGCTTGATCCGCTTAATCcacaattcaaatttaaaatttcaatatatatatatatatatatatatatatatatatatatatatgatgggcTCGTGAGTTAGCTCACCTAACTCGCAACCCATCTTGGGTTGGGTTGGGAATTTCCCAACCCATCAGAATGGCAGGCCGGCCGGCCCAGCCGTATGATGAGCTTTTGGTGGGTCAGCCCGCCTCGTTTGACTAGTAAAAAGATAGGACATGTTCTTACATTAGTGCATGTCAACCATTCTCTCACTTTTTCTAAACATATTTTATCTTGACATCCTAGGATTAATAGCTAAATATATTTGGAGATTAGTCTCTAAGTGTACAGAAATTGTCCAGATTTATTCGGTAGGCGAATCAGGAGAAAAGACCGTCAACCTCTAAGATTAGTCGGGCAAAGCCCAGACACTTGGACTATAAGAAAAAAGTATATTTGTTGCTAATACTTATTGCTAATAATTAGTTTCAAGGATATCATCTAGTTCAATGGAAAGAGACTATCATCAGAAATGAGGAGGATCTGTCAGAAAAATCAATACTATGCTTAATCTCCAATCTCAACTCACCAATGTAAACAAAATTTCTCTCCGGACTCAAGTTAGCACACTTAAAGTTGATAGTCCAATCCTTTTGTGTTTGGAAGGATAATGTTTAATATACTCTTCTTTTCATGCTTTTGGTTATTTTCTCTCAGGATCAAGAGCATTATTTATAGACTCTAATAAACACATGGTTTCTAATTGAAAGAGTTCAGCAAAACAATTGACAACCAatgtgtcatacgataaggagaaCCCTTCAAAAATACTTCCAAATTTACTAATAAACACATGGTTTCTAATTGAAAGATCCAGGTTTGGTAAAACAATTGACAACCAATGTGTCATATGATAAGAAGAACCCGTCAAAAATACTTCCGAATTTATATTTGAACACTGATAAGATCGATCTTTCTAATGGTGATTCAACATCGAGCAGTTCTAATTAATCAATCGTATATTTGTTTCTGAATTGAAATGAAGCAGTGAATTGGAGAATGCAAATATCTTACCAGCTCCAGAAGGACCAATCCGGGAATGGGATGTCAAAATGATCTTCGGTGGTGCAGTAGCGGAAGAGCGGTGGTGGAATGGGTAAACTGCTAGCATTAGGGCTCCCATTGCTGGGACGGAATTCGAACCGGTGGAGGGTCGGCCGGTCCATGCAATCGAACATGAGGTCGACATCGGGCACCATTCCCGGGTACCTCCGCAGGAGCTGCAGCAGGCCCCAAATGGTGACCAAGGCCCTGCTCTGCACGCACGCGTAGTAGAGATCCACGAATAAGCGTCTCCCCTCCAAGATCACCACCCTCATCGCCGCGCGCTTCCCGGCCTCGGCCACCAGCGCGGCCGAGATGCGGGTCGACCGCCACGGGTCCAGGTCGCGGTGGATCGCCCGGAAGAAGTTAGGGCACGACCGCGGGGGTGGAGAATTCGGGTTCGGCCTCGGCGCAGGGAGGATCGGCGGGGAGCTAGGGCAGGAGAGAACGACGCAGCGGAGGACGGTGAAGGGGCGTAGGCGCTCCTTGATCTGGGGGAAAGGGTGCCACGGCGTGGGATCGAGGTTGTGGCCGGCCACGGTCTTGGTGTTCGACGCCATTTCTTCCGCTGCCTGCACAGGGTTAGTGCTTGTGAGAACGCCTGTCGAACCGAAGCGAATGAGAAACGAGGAGGGAGAGTCAGGAGCGTACCATGTggaggaggatgaggaggagaaggacgATGGAGCAGAGCGCGAGGAAGATTAAGCGGGAAGAGAACGGGAGGGCGGAGATGTGGAGACGGCCTCGACGGGCGGCCGAAGAGCTAAGCCGAAGCTGCGGAGCCATggctgctctctctctctctctccctccctccctccctcgccctcgccctctctctctctccctccctccctccctcgccTTCCCCTCGCCCTCGCCCtcaccctctctctctctctctctgaatCTGGAGATGAAGCTCTTCTTCTTCGAGAAGTCGAAGGTTCATCCGCGCTCCTTGTGCCACGTGACCCGCATTTGACGGACGTGTTCGAGAAAATCCTTGGGCAGGGTGCATCAAAGTTATGCCAGGGATAATTGCATTTCACCCCAATTATTACATTAAATACTacctaaattttcaaaataatcagCATTTTCctataatttcaaattattatcATTCCACCTCTCTAACGgctaatatgttttttttaaaaaaattgtatagATGTTTATTCCGATAGGTCACTTCGTTCAGTGTTAGATCATCTCTCTATAAAGGACGATAAAATATTCTCTATAattcatttatttatattttattgtaaaatccatgatattaaatatttaagaatGAGCTAATTTTTTAGCTAATAATTTAGTGATTTACTCACTTAAAATTTAATATCTTTAATTATAATGTGCCATCATCTGattctaaatcaatttcatttgctccaaactaattaatttaatttattatttgccCACCGAGCTTGGGGCAATTATCTTTGTATAGACATATTAAACGATCGTGGTGCTTGAATTATTCGTGATGTTGAGCTATCCATCATGATCTATTTGTATTGTTCAAATTTTAGTGATCCGTCAAGATCCATTTGAGTTTATTGAATTTATCTGATAGAGACTAATCCGTAGGGCTAGATTGAATCGTTCAACTCTGGATTAATCGGATCATATAAGAATTGAATAGttggtttaaaataaaaataaaaattgtccATGCTCCTCAATTTTTCAATGGGCCTTTTTtagtaaaaaatttaatttttaaattgattaattttaaagatgATTGATTCatccttataatttttttttatcgatggtaaaaataaatctaaaaaatataATGTAACAGAACAATAACAAACCCAATTGATCCTAGATTTTCATAATAGTGTCACTGGTGACGTGCCTCGGGGCACTAGGCTCTATCCATGATACTGACTCTCTGTCTCTCTCACACAAAGTATTAATCTACTTGTTTTTGGTAAAACGATTTATTATTTTGCTTTTGCTGGATTACATCCCTCTCGTGCAAAGTAGTTATTTCGCTTGTATTCTTGTGAAAGTTTATTGTTTTCCTCAGGAGGTAAAGGGTTatggttagatttttttttttaataattaaggaTCTAAAGTTTTACTTTGATTTAGTTAGgtgtattattaaaaaaatttcttcttaATAAATAGCGGATATAAGAATACTACTATTATGATGAATTTTTATgtgtattttattaatttatcttaattatcAATGAAAAGACCTGATTAATTATTTGGTAAGAAAGCTTATGTTTTTTGTTTTGCTCGAAATTGAGCCGTCAAAGACGAAAGTTAATTAAGGTTTTAAAAATCACTTCCAGGATGGATTTGAATTCATTTTTAATAAATTGGCAAAATTTGTTTTTTCAGCAAAGGTATCTCATAGTATGAAAATACCTTTATTACATAATAATTTAGTATAACTGACCGTCCCATCTCCTCTGCCTTTTCTCTTCTCTCGAACTCTTCACGCAATCTAAAGTTCCGAGCAATTGCACAACAGAATAACAAACAAGACTATTCAAGTGAAGTGCCGTCCTGAAACAAATGATTCattaaaaatgaatggaatgcaTGAAAATAAAAATGATTTGTTAGTTTCCAAAATATATCCTTTACGGTTGAATGTTCCATCAGATGGTAAACAcacccaaaaaacccaacagaagATGTTGCCCCCATTGGGACTATTAAGTGCTGATTCACTACAGAGACTATTAAGTGGTGattcattataaaaaaaaataaatcatcgattattaatcattaatataaataattaaaataaattatgaataaCTACTAATTATTAGTATAGATGATCAAGACGAAAAACATATCTTtatgggtgcgtttggttcaagttatcatgtataactttagttatgtgattaccaagattatggggaataaacacataaccaaatgttatttggttcaacttaggtaacgcaacaaaaacttgtttgtttgaaggttttaatgaataccctagtttaatattttatcgtattacccttagttataaaaccaactatacataataataataatattattattattattatttatttattttatgttttttacttttctttttcatgtatatttttttatttttttatgtgtttttttattttttgatgtttttacatttttatattatttatatttatattttttatttttttacattttttaaattttaattttaatttatttattttttaaaaatttttatttttattttttttaaaaaattttaattttttttatttttaaaaaattttaattttttttttttttaaaaaattttaaatttttttaaatttttaaattttaaattttttatttttaaaatttaaattttttaattttttaaaattatttattttataaaaaaaataaattttaaaattttaaaattttttaaacatttttttacttttttaaatatttttttttatattttttctctttttttttcatgttttttcttatcagaggatatttttggtaaaaaaaattcgttaaccccgaaatcaagaaaaaccttagggggcgtttggtacgcgcgttttccattttcattttctggaaaatgcacgttttctgaaaaacggtgtttggtttgcgtttttcgcgcgcgttttctaaaaaattggctatcgttttctagaaaaacagagaatgacaaaaagtcattttctgttttctagaaaacgcgcgttttccagaaaataaaaatgaaaacggtgcaaaccaaacgcactcTTAGTTTTCTAAGGTTTTCCGATTCGGGGCTGCATGATCCTTTTGTTGACATGTcgagcatggaacattactcatgaatcatcgaatacctaaaccaaa from Zingiber officinale cultivar Zhangliang chromosome 4B, Zo_v1.1, whole genome shotgun sequence includes:
- the LOC121976365 gene encoding protein O-glucosyltransferase 1 isoform X1; its protein translation is MAPQLRLSSSAARRGRLHISALPFSSRLIFLALCSIVLLLLILLHMAAEEMASNTKTVAGHNLDPTPWHPFPQIKERLRPFTVLRCVVLSCPSSPPILPAPRPNPNSPPPRSCPNFFRAIHRDLDPWRSTRISAALVAEAGKRAAMRVVILEGRRLFVDLYYACVQSRALVTIWGLLQLLRRYPGMVPDVDLMFDCMDRPTLHRFEFRPSNGSPNASSLPIPPPLFRYCTTEDHFDIPFPDWSFWSWPEINIRSWNEEFQSIKLGSQNVKWNRKDKTAYWKGNPFVDSPIREALLSCNDSNKWGAKIMLQDWVEESKSGFQKSSLSSQCNYRYKIYAEGFAWSVSLKYILACGSLVLFIDPQYEDFFTRGLVPKENFWPVSPTELCQSIKLAVDWGNSNPSEAEAIGKKGQSFMEELEMDRVYDYMYHLLVEYSKLQDFKPVPPPSAQEVCADSILCLADEKQRQFLETSYASPSTSLPCTLPPPGNNHQT
- the LOC121976365 gene encoding O-glucosyltransferase rumi isoform X2, yielding MAPQLRLSSSAARRGRLHISALPFSSRLIFLALCSIVLLLLILLHMAAEEMASNTKTVAGHNLDPTPWHPFPQIKERLRPFTVLRCVVLSCPSSPPILPAPRPNPNSPPPRSCPNFFRAIHRDLDPWRSTRISAALVAEAGKRAAMRVVILEGRRLFVDLYYACVQSRALVTIWGLLQLLRRYPGMVPDVDLMFDCMDRPTLHRFEFRPSNGSPNASSLPIPPPLFRYCTTEDHFDIPFPDWSFWSWPEINIRSWNEEFQSIKLGSQNVKWNRKDKTAYWKGNPFVDSPIREALLSCNDSNKWGAKIMLQDWVEESKSGFQKSSLSSQCNYRYKIYAEGFAWSVSLKYILACGSLVLFIDPQYEDFFTRGLVPKENFWPVSPTELCQSIKLAVDWGNSNPSEVQ